Proteins encoded together in one Maricaulis maris window:
- a CDS encoding class II aldolase/adducin family protein encodes MDDQAIISVKDQVSAEEWKARCDLAALYRLVRMHGWDDLFFTHISMRVPGPEEHFLLNPFGLLYEDVTASNLVKVDLDGNVLPPSQYGINPAGFTIHSAIHAARHDVAVALHLHSDAGVAVAAQKGGLRPISQLAMNVFNDVSYHDYEGIALESEEKERLVADLGDKNLMILRSHGTLSVGDHPFSAYIRIYLLERACKIQVMAQAGGALIEWDETMQDRVFGQSGEISSNEFFKEIAWAAILDRVRRESPGFDV; translated from the coding sequence ATGGACGATCAGGCAATCATTTCGGTCAAGGACCAGGTTTCGGCCGAGGAGTGGAAAGCGCGCTGCGATCTCGCGGCGCTGTACCGGCTGGTGCGCATGCATGGCTGGGACGATCTGTTTTTCACCCACATCTCGATGCGTGTCCCCGGGCCGGAGGAGCATTTCCTGCTGAACCCGTTCGGCCTGCTGTATGAAGATGTCACGGCGTCCAACCTCGTGAAGGTGGACTTGGACGGCAATGTCCTTCCGCCGTCGCAGTACGGAATCAATCCGGCCGGGTTCACGATCCACTCGGCGATCCATGCTGCCCGCCATGACGTAGCCGTGGCCCTGCACCTGCACTCGGATGCAGGGGTTGCGGTCGCTGCGCAGAAAGGGGGGCTGCGTCCGATCTCGCAGCTCGCCATGAATGTCTTCAATGATGTGAGCTATCACGATTATGAGGGCATTGCGCTGGAATCCGAGGAGAAGGAGCGGCTGGTCGCCGATCTCGGCGACAAGAATCTCATGATCCTGCGGAGTCATGGAACGTTGTCGGTTGGCGATCACCCTTTTAGCGCGTATATTCGCATCTATCTACTGGAGCGTGCCTGCAAGATCCAGGTCATGGCCCAGGCGGGTGGAGCGCTGATCGAATGGGACGAGACGATGCAGGATCGCGTCTTCGGGCAGTCCGGGGAGATCTCCTCGAACGAGTTCTTCAAGGAAATTGCCTGGGCCGCGATTCTCGATCGCGTCCGCCGCGAAAGCCCCGGCTTCGACGTCTGA
- a CDS encoding c-type cytochrome, with the protein MTRALLVLLASVALVGCGNDDAASPASTDTSMAAASPASMSSSRDRDDDDREGDDDGDTDASVILASLGGDYVNADLSNGARQFRRCQSCHTLNEGGRNSVGPNLYGVIGQPAASHAQFSYSSQLSDAGLVWDLATLDAWIENPRALVAGNRMSFVGLRDPEDRRDVIAYIAVQTSDD; encoded by the coding sequence ATGACACGTGCCCTTCTCGTCCTTCTCGCCTCGGTCGCACTTGTTGGCTGCGGCAATGACGACGCCGCCAGCCCGGCATCAACCGACACAAGCATGGCGGCCGCGAGCCCGGCTTCCATGTCGTCGTCCCGAGACCGTGATGATGACGACCGTGAAGGCGATGATGACGGGGACACAGATGCGTCCGTCATTCTGGCCAGCCTTGGCGGCGACTATGTGAATGCCGATCTGAGCAATGGAGCCCGACAGTTTCGCCGCTGCCAGTCCTGCCACACACTGAATGAGGGTGGCCGCAACTCTGTTGGCCCGAACCTCTACGGGGTCATCGGTCAGCCCGCAGCCAGTCACGCCCAGTTCAGCTATTCCAGCCAGCTCTCGGACGCCGGCCTGGTCTGGGATCTTGCGACGTTGGACGCCTGGATCGAGAACCCGCGCGCCCTCGTCGCCGGAAACCGGATGAGCTTTGTCGGCTTGCGCGACCCGGAAGATCGCCGCGACGTGATTGCCTATATTGCGGTCCAGACAAGCGACGACTGA
- a CDS encoding sulfotransferase produces the protein MHDRARLSAVMICGAGHSGSTLLGMVLGSHTDTFYMGEGGKARYLGDEKKPLRKRVCKICGEDCPVWAGFQWDGSTPLYAKVAAHVGKSVIIDSTKDERWIETRAAEVRAGGGIPVLLLLSRDGRAVVNSRLRKYPDRDPAEQVQAWVDKMATSQALFDAFDGPKMRIRYEDLAENTEATLKALCDLIGLDYQPAMANFAAVEHHVLGGNSGTQFIAARSRYEDPDEAFVSLGSRTRDYYENHSGEIELDLRWMQEMKPEHRALFEQMAATANAPFRWGD, from the coding sequence ATGCATGACCGCGCACGGCTGTCGGCCGTCATGATATGTGGAGCCGGTCATTCCGGCTCGACCCTGCTGGGCATGGTGCTCGGTAGTCATACCGACACCTTTTACATGGGCGAGGGCGGCAAGGCCCGGTATCTCGGTGACGAGAAGAAGCCGCTTCGCAAGCGTGTGTGCAAGATCTGTGGTGAGGACTGTCCGGTCTGGGCCGGCTTCCAGTGGGATGGCAGCACGCCACTCTATGCCAAGGTCGCCGCGCATGTCGGCAAGTCGGTCATTATCGACTCGACCAAGGATGAGCGCTGGATCGAGACCCGGGCGGCGGAAGTGCGAGCGGGCGGCGGTATACCTGTCCTTCTCCTGCTGAGCCGCGACGGACGTGCCGTGGTCAATTCCCGGCTGCGCAAATATCCCGATCGCGACCCGGCAGAGCAGGTCCAGGCCTGGGTCGACAAGATGGCGACCTCGCAAGCCCTGTTCGACGCTTTCGACGGACCCAAGATGCGGATCCGGTACGAGGACCTGGCCGAGAACACGGAGGCGACGCTTAAGGCGCTCTGCGATCTGATCGGCCTCGACTACCAGCCGGCTATGGCCAATTTCGCCGCGGTCGAGCACCACGTCCTCGGCGGCAATAGCGGAACCCAGTTTATCGCAGCGCGGTCGCGCTATGAGGATCCGGACGAGGCTTTTGTCAGCCTCGGTTCACGTACCCGCGATTACTACGAGAATCATTCCGGTGAGATCGAGCTTGATCTGCGCTGGATGCAGGAAATGAAGCCCGAACATCGCGCCTTGTTCGAGCAGATGGCGGCAACGGCCAATGCGCCGTTCCGTTGGGGGGACTAG
- a CDS encoding sulfotransferase family protein: MAKVDLVFRQIDERTRDVALQLAIENIQPDAVHVIDDVRPFTECVAQMLRIEHDCDYVVYVDADCLILENIRPFIDSCDAPYVDAYVSDRFRGRLHCGVHITRIDLVRAMAAVEVPEDDLKYVLRPESRLRNLAMKPMGSAKQFRNFDILHDHFQANHHIFMKYALRELRSRTKDQRQRLTRSMKKWVTKEGEFCDLTIARHAVEYARRMVPLTATPDEVHDFIVALPRHADAELSQLGLAGETPFTRADLDHWLASNADRIRYGQKADKPKVFGLGLSRTGTRSLTSGLQMLGFDCSHYPIDEDTYIEIANAQYDLTLLRYFDGLTDITTIPIYQQLDKQYPGSKFILTVREKESWLGSVSRHYYNRPAFKDVEDPDEEVHLRMRQFLRAAVYGCYNFCRDRFSWVYDQHVRDVQAYFKDRPEDLLVINICDGEGFERLAPFLDRPIPAEGFPHKGAVLSRRLAEEAEAQKARVA, encoded by the coding sequence ATGGCGAAAGTAGACCTGGTATTCCGTCAGATCGACGAGCGCACGCGGGACGTGGCGCTCCAGCTGGCGATCGAGAATATCCAGCCCGATGCAGTGCATGTCATTGACGACGTCCGGCCGTTTACCGAATGCGTCGCCCAGATGCTGCGGATCGAGCATGACTGTGACTATGTCGTCTATGTCGACGCGGACTGCCTGATCCTCGAGAACATCCGTCCGTTTATCGACAGCTGCGATGCGCCTTACGTCGACGCCTATGTCTCCGACCGTTTCCGTGGGCGCCTGCACTGCGGCGTTCACATCACCCGGATCGACCTTGTTCGCGCCATGGCGGCGGTCGAGGTGCCGGAGGATGATCTGAAATACGTGCTGCGTCCGGAATCCCGGTTGAGAAACCTGGCGATGAAGCCGATGGGGTCGGCCAAGCAGTTCCGCAATTTCGACATCCTGCATGATCACTTCCAGGCCAATCACCACATCTTCATGAAATACGCGCTGCGTGAATTGCGCAGCCGGACCAAGGATCAGCGCCAGCGCCTGACCCGCTCGATGAAGAAGTGGGTCACCAAGGAAGGCGAGTTCTGCGATCTCACCATTGCCCGCCACGCGGTCGAGTATGCCCGCCGGATGGTGCCGCTCACCGCGACCCCTGACGAGGTGCATGACTTTATCGTGGCGCTGCCGCGGCATGCCGACGCCGAACTGTCCCAGCTCGGCCTGGCCGGCGAGACGCCCTTCACGCGCGCTGACCTGGATCACTGGCTGGCCAGCAATGCCGACCGGATCCGCTATGGCCAGAAGGCTGACAAGCCCAAGGTGTTCGGGCTCGGTCTGTCGCGCACGGGGACCCGCAGCCTGACCTCGGGCCTGCAGATGCTTGGCTTCGACTGCAGTCACTACCCGATCGATGAAGACACCTATATCGAGATTGCCAACGCCCAGTATGACCTGACCCTGCTGCGCTATTTCGATGGTTTGACCGACATCACCACGATCCCGATCTACCAGCAGCTCGACAAGCAGTATCCCGGCTCGAAATTCATTCTGACCGTGCGCGAGAAGGAAAGCTGGCTCGGCTCGGTCTCGCGGCATTACTATAATCGCCCGGCCTTCAAGGACGTCGAGGATCCGGACGAGGAGGTGCATCTGCGCATGCGCCAGTTCCTGCGGGCCGCGGTCTATGGCTGTTACAATTTCTGCCGCGACCGCTTTTCCTGGGTCTATGACCAGCACGTTCGCGACGTCCAGGCTTATTTCAAGGACCGGCCGGAGGATCTCCTGGTCATCAATATCTGCGACGGTGAAGGCTTCGAGCGGCTTGCGCCGTTCCTGGACCGACCGATCCCGGCCGAAGGCTTCCCGCACAAGGGCGCCGTCCTGTCTCGCCGCCTTGCCGAAGAGGCCGAGGCCCAGAAGGCCCGGGTCGCCTGA
- a CDS encoding ATP-binding cassette domain-containing protein, which produces MPDPDTAIADDPVPPWRDRVSAAARTLAIIARTRPGLTAAIAALTIIAALLPPAALFISKLLIDAVVAAIDTGLDADRMVALRWVVVEAALLAVLLVVRRLLLFQKARLHAELGFAVARLILDKASRFSLARIELPRVQEMLIHAKQFAAARPYALVVRGFDVLQAAVTLISITALLAASAPWLIILMLLGGLPAFIGNLRFSGDAYRFYTARSPQMRERNYLESLVTNEAAARERLHYGLGDALLGRYSGLFRDMYHGDQKLQGRQAVIGSLLGVLGSAVFLGGKLWIVAVTIAGRFSLGQMTMLIGLLKQGQNAVNALLGAFTGSYEDILYVTRLFALLDLEEGRNAGTLMAGPAPGDGLRFDAVSFTYPGAPGPALDRVSFHLSPGTRLGLVGINGSGKTTLVKLAAGLYQPDAGRVLLDGLSLAEWEPTALARRIGVMFQPHVNFKLSVRDNIEAGIGLSSLSPDAMERALASGLATELVGSLAEGVETRLSKRFAEGVELSGGQWQRLAMARAHANEDADILILDEPTAALDAEAEAAFMAAPLAPGRSLILISHRLSNLRTADQIILLEHGRIIETGNHETLIGLGGAYADLFALQADPYRT; this is translated from the coding sequence ATGCCCGATCCTGATACGGCCATCGCAGACGACCCGGTGCCGCCCTGGCGGGATCGGGTCTCTGCCGCGGCCCGCACGCTGGCCATCATCGCCCGGACACGGCCGGGCCTGACGGCAGCCATTGCCGCGCTCACCATCATTGCTGCACTGCTGCCGCCCGCGGCCCTGTTCATCTCCAAGCTCCTGATTGACGCTGTCGTGGCGGCAATCGATACCGGGCTTGATGCCGACCGCATGGTGGCCCTGCGCTGGGTCGTCGTGGAGGCCGCACTCCTCGCTGTCCTGCTGGTGGTCCGCCGGCTGTTGCTGTTCCAGAAGGCACGCCTGCATGCCGAGCTCGGTTTCGCGGTGGCCCGCCTGATCCTGGACAAGGCCAGCCGTTTCTCGCTGGCCCGGATCGAGCTGCCCCGGGTCCAGGAAATGTTGATCCACGCCAAGCAGTTTGCGGCGGCTCGGCCCTATGCCCTCGTGGTGCGCGGCTTTGATGTCCTGCAGGCTGCGGTGACGCTGATTTCGATCACCGCGCTGCTGGCCGCCAGCGCCCCGTGGCTGATCATCCTGATGCTGCTCGGCGGGCTCCCGGCCTTTATCGGCAATCTGCGGTTTTCCGGCGACGCCTATCGTTTCTACACCGCCCGTTCGCCGCAAATGCGCGAGCGCAACTATCTCGAAAGCCTGGTGACCAATGAGGCCGCGGCGCGTGAGCGTCTCCACTACGGTCTGGGCGATGCCCTGCTGGGCCGCTACTCCGGCCTTTTCCGTGACATGTACCACGGGGACCAGAAGCTGCAGGGTCGTCAGGCCGTGATCGGTTCTCTGCTGGGGGTGCTCGGTTCGGCGGTCTTTCTCGGCGGCAAGCTCTGGATTGTCGCTGTGACGATTGCGGGGCGTTTCAGCCTGGGTCAGATGACGATGCTCATCGGCTTGCTCAAGCAGGGGCAGAATGCGGTCAACGCCTTGCTGGGCGCCTTCACCGGCAGCTATGAGGACATCCTCTATGTGACACGGTTGTTCGCGCTGCTCGACCTGGAGGAGGGGCGGAACGCCGGGACGCTGATGGCCGGCCCGGCGCCGGGTGATGGGCTGCGCTTTGACGCTGTGAGCTTTACCTATCCCGGTGCGCCGGGCCCGGCGCTGGATCGGGTCAGCTTCCACCTCTCTCCGGGCACGCGCCTCGGGCTTGTGGGCATCAATGGTTCGGGCAAGACGACCCTGGTCAAGCTGGCCGCCGGTCTCTACCAGCCCGACGCGGGCCGGGTGTTGCTCGACGGGCTCAGCCTGGCGGAATGGGAACCGACCGCCCTGGCGCGCCGGATCGGTGTGATGTTTCAGCCGCATGTGAATTTCAAACTCTCGGTCCGTGACAATATCGAGGCGGGCATCGGCCTGTCGTCGCTGTCGCCGGACGCGATGGAACGCGCGCTGGCTTCCGGGCTGGCGACCGAGCTTGTGGGCTCCCTAGCCGAAGGTGTCGAAACGCGCCTGTCAAAACGGTTCGCCGAAGGGGTCGAGCTGTCCGGTGGCCAGTGGCAACGCCTCGCCATGGCGCGAGCTCACGCCAACGAGGACGCCGATATCCTGATCCTCGACGAGCCCACGGCGGCGCTCGATGCCGAGGCGGAAGCGGCGTTCATGGCCGCACCGCTGGCGCCGGGCCGGTCCCTGATCCTGATCAGTCACCGCCTGTCAAATCTGAGGACGGCCGACCAGATCATCCTGCTGGAGCACGGCCGTATCATCGAGACCGGCAATCACGAGACCCTGATCGGTCTGGGCGGTGCCTATGCCGATCTGTTCGCCCTGCAGGCGGATCCCTACCGCACTTGA
- a CDS encoding TonB-dependent receptor domain-containing protein, giving the protein MRDEDFKSRILRSTILAGLAAAGLLVSPAHAQQPVSVPDAEDEAAEDEDRIVVTGSRVRRNSFTSTSPLQVIDEDTIQEAGLIDVGEILRSTTVVQGAQLDLQTNSQFVSNAGPGGQAVSLRGLAADRTLVLINGRRFAPAGVEGAPSFPDVSLIPSSMIQRVDILLDGASSVYGSDAVAGVTNIILRKDFDGLQVEAFASVPETSGGSQSSANFLVGGNEGRVNFVFAAELVRSEELTGTQRDWMARDGGQYCSFDIIDNGDGTTTETCGTGHAFQSSLGILLPSFTLFYGAPGTTAADSDLGVAGFVNGRGPLAGGFSDQALNNSRVVNAYESPEFERSVFFLYADYDLSDTIPGTQFFTETSFSNRQTYFNGGPAQFTVDFNADNPFNPFGAPGSILLMAPWNNEATVELEQWRTYNGLQGDLGFMGAPGWDYEVFAGYTRSMGYSSRTVTLEENLNLSASATTDPTSGLPVCGVPTPGGFFQSRTPESCVPINFWSESLYGADSSFAEGQAGIDWLRGQREITTFVDERIAGGFVTGPLFDLLDGEVSVVLGSEWREQTLDSRSGEVAARGLGLNFFKDRSSAGSVELFEVYGEMVAPIIQDRPFAREITLEAAARLVDHEFYGQNSTWSARMRWMPFDFLTLRGTAGTSFRAPNLRELFLGGQSSFIGFGNDPCGVPATAVGTDPLTGLPIYAPGPDSNGDGVGDLDGRAQIVLNNCQAEGVDPFSLGVTGTSGIESFRSGNPGLDPETSEAISIGFVFEQPFTDRFDLTVGVNYYEIEVTDSILVPTAGQILGNCYRSANFPNDPFCTRRVRDPNTQYLNEVDTTPFNVSSNTSEGLDYNIRFNIDFDAFGRGFTFTSDTALTQSTDITTTISLAGVTNVNEALNTLGNPDWRGTFTNRLYTSTDWGDLTFFHRARYIGEVNVTENPNFIGTGTSAQFDVPSAQYHDISVSLAQESWRWTVGIQNVANEDPPQIDEDLAAQGVGLGGLTTRNVPSGGGYDQVGRRFFINVSKRF; this is encoded by the coding sequence ATGAGAGACGAAGACTTCAAATCGCGAATCCTGCGATCCACCATTCTGGCGGGCCTTGCCGCGGCCGGGTTGCTGGTTTCACCAGCCCATGCGCAACAGCCCGTCAGTGTGCCCGACGCCGAAGACGAGGCCGCCGAGGACGAGGACCGGATTGTCGTGACCGGCTCACGCGTGCGGCGCAACAGCTTCACGTCGACCTCGCCCCTGCAGGTCATTGACGAGGACACCATCCAGGAAGCCGGTCTCATCGATGTCGGCGAAATCCTGCGCTCCACCACGGTCGTGCAGGGCGCCCAGCTGGACCTTCAGACGAATTCGCAATTCGTCTCCAATGCCGGTCCGGGTGGCCAGGCCGTTTCGCTGCGCGGCCTTGCCGCCGACCGGACCCTGGTGCTCATCAATGGTCGACGCTTCGCGCCAGCCGGGGTGGAAGGGGCTCCGTCCTTCCCCGACGTCTCGCTGATCCCGTCCTCGATGATCCAGCGCGTCGACATCCTGCTCGACGGTGCCTCATCGGTTTACGGGTCCGACGCGGTGGCCGGTGTCACCAACATCATCCTGCGCAAGGATTTCGACGGCCTCCAGGTTGAGGCTTTCGCCTCGGTTCCCGAGACCAGCGGTGGCTCCCAGTCGAGCGCCAATTTCCTGGTCGGTGGCAATGAGGGACGGGTCAACTTCGTGTTCGCTGCCGAGTTGGTCCGCAGTGAGGAACTGACCGGAACCCAGCGCGACTGGATGGCGCGCGATGGCGGCCAGTACTGCTCCTTTGACATCATCGACAATGGCGACGGAACCACCACCGAGACTTGTGGTACCGGCCACGCCTTCCAGTCCAGCCTCGGCATCCTGCTGCCGAGCTTCACCCTGTTCTACGGGGCTCCGGGCACCACGGCCGCTGACTCGGACCTGGGTGTTGCCGGCTTCGTCAATGGTCGCGGCCCGCTGGCCGGCGGGTTCTCGGACCAGGCTCTCAACAACTCCCGTGTCGTCAACGCCTACGAGTCGCCCGAGTTCGAACGCTCGGTCTTCTTCCTCTATGCCGACTACGATCTCAGCGACACGATTCCGGGCACGCAGTTCTTCACAGAGACCTCTTTCTCCAACCGCCAGACCTATTTCAACGGCGGTCCGGCCCAGTTCACGGTCGACTTCAATGCCGACAACCCGTTCAACCCCTTCGGCGCGCCCGGCTCCATTCTCCTGATGGCCCCTTGGAACAACGAGGCGACCGTCGAGCTTGAACAGTGGCGGACCTATAACGGCCTACAGGGCGATCTCGGTTTCATGGGCGCGCCGGGATGGGACTATGAAGTCTTCGCCGGCTACACACGCTCCATGGGATATTCCTCCCGCACCGTCACGCTGGAGGAAAACCTCAACCTGTCAGCATCGGCGACGACCGATCCGACGTCCGGCCTGCCAGTCTGCGGCGTGCCGACCCCGGGCGGCTTCTTCCAGTCCCGGACACCGGAAAGCTGCGTACCGATCAACTTCTGGTCCGAAAGTCTCTATGGCGCAGACAGCAGCTTCGCGGAGGGCCAGGCCGGTATTGACTGGCTGCGGGGCCAGCGCGAGATCACGACCTTCGTCGATGAGCGCATCGCCGGCGGCTTTGTCACCGGCCCCCTCTTTGACCTCCTCGATGGTGAAGTCTCCGTGGTTCTGGGATCGGAATGGCGCGAGCAGACGCTCGACAGCCGCTCCGGCGAAGTGGCCGCTCGCGGCCTTGGCCTGAACTTCTTCAAGGACCGGTCATCGGCCGGCTCGGTCGAGTTGTTCGAAGTCTACGGCGAGATGGTCGCTCCGATCATTCAGGACCGCCCGTTTGCCCGTGAAATCACCCTCGAGGCGGCCGCGCGTCTGGTCGACCACGAATTTTATGGCCAGAACTCCACCTGGAGTGCGCGCATGCGCTGGATGCCGTTCGACTTCCTGACCCTGCGCGGGACAGCCGGCACGTCCTTCCGGGCACCGAACCTGCGGGAGCTCTTCCTGGGCGGCCAGTCGAGCTTCATCGGCTTCGGCAATGATCCGTGCGGTGTTCCGGCAACCGCCGTCGGCACCGACCCGCTCACCGGTCTCCCGATCTACGCGCCGGGTCCGGACTCCAATGGCGATGGCGTGGGCGATCTCGATGGTCGCGCCCAGATCGTTCTCAACAACTGTCAGGCCGAAGGCGTTGACCCTTTCAGCCTGGGGGTCACGGGAACGTCCGGGATTGAATCCTTCCGCTCGGGAAATCCGGGACTGGACCCGGAAACCTCGGAAGCCATCTCGATCGGCTTTGTGTTCGAGCAGCCGTTCACCGACAGGTTCGACCTGACAGTCGGCGTGAACTACTACGAGATCGAAGTGACGGACTCGATCCTGGTGCCCACAGCCGGCCAGATCCTCGGCAATTGCTATCGTTCCGCCAACTTCCCGAACGATCCGTTCTGTACCCGCCGGGTGCGGGACCCGAACACGCAATATCTGAACGAGGTCGACACAACGCCGTTCAACGTCTCGTCGAACACGTCTGAGGGTCTCGACTACAACATTCGCTTCAATATCGACTTTGATGCGTTTGGCCGGGGTTTCACCTTCACCTCCGACACCGCGCTGACCCAGTCGACCGATATCACGACCACGATCAGCCTTGCCGGCGTGACCAATGTCAACGAAGCGCTGAACACGCTGGGCAACCCCGATTGGCGGGGCACCTTCACCAACCGTCTCTACACGTCGACGGATTGGGGTGACCTGACCTTCTTCCACCGGGCGCGCTATATCGGCGAGGTCAATGTGACCGAGAACCCGAACTTCATCGGGACCGGCACCTCGGCCCAATTCGATGTGCCGTCGGCTCAATACCACGACATTTCGGTGTCGCTGGCGCAGGAGTCCTGGCGCTGGACGGTCGGCATCCAGAATGTCGCCAATGAAGATCCGCCCCAGATCGACGAGGACCTGGCTGCCCAGGGCGTTGGCCTCGGCGGCCTGACCACCCGCAATGTGCCCTCGGGTGGGGGTTACGACCAGGTTGGTCGCCGTTTCTTCATCAATGTGTCGAAGCGCTTCTGA
- a CDS encoding LytTR family DNA-binding domain-containing protein — protein MIHSWWQTGDRVTQALWWPVLLASGLSWAGLLAIFTLIHSLDLARLDIDHTVVEVLRAQAVIMLPWLIIFPAIAVTRIRQVRVGTPNGIALAELALLALVAIFAIYLHIVFVYAPYLQASAERVLDQIPLINWFWDPVMIAFVALISDILARTLRRQSPMSAPSTGSLVLRSGNREDIVALADITAVSAQGNYVSVLAGDREWLHRATLTEFITQLTGLDFIHIHRSHIVRASDIASHARDRGRIVRVTLRSGHSFPVSARGSESLQAHLASVANGHPTEAS, from the coding sequence ATGATTCATTCGTGGTGGCAGACCGGTGACCGGGTCACGCAAGCCTTGTGGTGGCCCGTCCTGCTGGCCTCGGGCCTGTCCTGGGCCGGCCTTCTGGCCATTTTCACCCTCATCCATTCCCTTGACCTCGCCCGCCTCGACATCGATCACACAGTGGTCGAGGTGCTTCGGGCGCAGGCTGTGATCATGCTGCCCTGGCTGATCATTTTCCCGGCGATTGCCGTCACCCGGATCCGGCAAGTCCGGGTCGGCACACCAAACGGGATCGCATTGGCCGAACTCGCGCTGTTGGCCCTCGTCGCGATCTTCGCCATCTACCTCCACATCGTCTTCGTCTACGCGCCCTACCTGCAAGCCAGCGCCGAGCGGGTCCTCGACCAGATCCCGCTGATCAACTGGTTCTGGGATCCGGTAATGATCGCCTTCGTCGCCCTGATCAGCGACATCCTCGCGCGCACGCTGCGCCGACAAAGCCCAATGAGCGCACCCTCCACGGGAAGTCTTGTGCTGCGCAGCGGCAACCGGGAGGACATCGTCGCCCTGGCGGACATCACCGCGGTCAGCGCACAGGGCAATTACGTCAGCGTTCTCGCCGGCGATCGCGAATGGCTGCACCGCGCCACCCTGACGGAATTCATCACCCAGTTGACGGGCCTCGACTTCATCCACATCCATCGCTCTCACATCGTCCGGGCGTCGGATATCGCCAGCCATGCCCGGGACCGGGGCCGGATCGTCCGGGTGACCCTGCGGTCCGGGCACAGCTTCCCGGTCAGCGCGCGCGGCAGCGAAAGCCTGCAGGCACACCTGGCATCGGTCGCCAACGGGCACCCCACCGAAGCCTCCTAA
- a CDS encoding LytR/AlgR family response regulator transcription factor, with translation MRCVILESRPLARAHIVRAIQRHGDARVEMATASVAAMLAACDGEATDLLFLDADHASLDRALPALRDLGDEAPLLVMVSDFPERALDAFDRGASDFLVRPIDADRLSVTLQRTRQLLADRRAQARAALLEEALADLRQRPDLAAATTSGRDFWVSGHGARVRIGQSEIVWLEAARGYVYFHLPSRKLLERMTMKQLEARLDPARFLRVHRSAIVNVDLITSALRDRHGLYAVELSNGARVRVGRKYRDGLASLMQPVETRPGAEDRAA, from the coding sequence ATGCGGTGCGTCATTCTCGAGAGCCGCCCCCTTGCCAGGGCGCATATTGTCCGTGCGATTCAGCGGCACGGTGACGCCCGGGTCGAGATGGCGACGGCATCGGTAGCGGCCATGCTGGCGGCTTGTGATGGCGAGGCGACGGACCTGCTCTTCCTTGACGCGGACCATGCCTCGCTCGACCGGGCGCTCCCGGCCTTGCGGGACTTGGGCGATGAGGCGCCGCTTCTGGTCATGGTCAGTGATTTTCCCGAACGGGCGCTCGACGCCTTTGACCGGGGGGCCAGTGATTTCCTTGTGCGCCCGATCGACGCCGACCGGCTGTCGGTAACCCTGCAGCGCACACGCCAGCTGCTCGCCGACCGCCGGGCGCAGGCCCGGGCGGCCTTGCTGGAGGAAGCTCTCGCCGATCTGCGCCAGCGGCCCGACCTGGCCGCAGCGACGACGTCGGGAAGGGATTTCTGGGTTTCGGGTCATGGCGCGCGGGTCCGGATCGGACAGTCCGAGATCGTCTGGCTCGAGGCTGCGCGCGGCTATGTCTATTTTCACCTGCCCAGCCGCAAGCTTCTCGAGCGCATGACCATGAAGCAGCTCGAGGCCCGCCTCGATCCGGCGCGCTTCCTGCGGGTGCACCGATCCGCCATTGTCAATGTCGACTTGATCACGTCTGCCCTGCGCGACCGACACGGTCTCTATGCCGTCGAGTTGAGCAATGGCGCCCGGGTCAGGGTCGGCCGCAAGTATCGTGACGGTCTGGCCAGCCTGATGCAGCCGGTCGAGACTAGGCCGGGGGCGGAAGACCGGGCGGCCTGA